In Mycolicibacterium alvei, a single window of DNA contains:
- a CDS encoding AMP-binding protein, whose protein sequence is MPTPQSSILSMLHGRASMRPDDVAFTFTDYTSDPEGVDETLTWSQLSRRTMNAAREISLHGSVGDRAVILAPQGLEYIVAFLGSMQAGFVAVPLPTPHRGSSHDRVSAVFMDTKPSVVLTTSAVAEDVGDYVDQSRMNTAPKLVAVDSLNLDVEVGADGFDGGTTEFPATAYLQYSSGSTRLPTGVMISHRNLQVNFEQLMRGLFADANAKTSTGMTIVSWLPFYHDMGLVLGVCAPILGGFSAALTSPLAFLEKPARWVRALAENPNAFSAAPNFAFDLAARKTKDADLAGLDLGGVLGIVNGAERVEPATLERFTDRFAHFNFRDHMLRPSYGLAEATVFVSTGTWSEASEPAHFDVDELSAGRVRRCAAGAGSALVNYKLPQSPVVRIVDADTHTECPQDVVGEIWVHGDNVAAGYWSRPPEEQQRFGATLADPTAGTPGGPWLKTGDLGFVSEGELFVVGRIKDLLIIRGRNHYPEDIEATVQQITGGRVAAISVPVNSTEKLVTVIELKKRGESAVEAGHWLTTIKSDVTSAISNEHGLNVGDLVLVLPGSIPTTTSGKIRRAACAEQYRQDEFARLDA, encoded by the coding sequence ATGCCTACTCCCCAGTCCTCGATTCTCTCGATGCTGCACGGACGTGCCAGCATGCGCCCCGACGACGTGGCCTTCACGTTCACCGATTACACCTCCGATCCGGAGGGCGTAGACGAGACCCTGACGTGGTCGCAGTTGTCACGCCGGACGATGAACGCGGCACGCGAGATCAGCCTTCACGGTTCGGTCGGTGACCGTGCGGTGATCCTGGCTCCGCAGGGCCTCGAGTACATCGTGGCGTTCCTCGGTTCCATGCAGGCCGGATTCGTGGCGGTACCCCTCCCCACGCCTCATCGCGGCTCGAGTCATGACCGCGTGAGTGCGGTCTTCATGGATACGAAGCCTTCGGTTGTTCTGACAACGTCCGCGGTGGCCGAGGATGTCGGCGATTACGTGGATCAGTCACGGATGAACACTGCGCCGAAGCTCGTTGCAGTCGATTCGTTGAACCTGGACGTCGAGGTCGGAGCCGACGGGTTCGACGGTGGCACAACGGAGTTCCCCGCCACGGCATATCTGCAGTACAGCTCGGGTTCTACCCGGCTGCCGACTGGCGTGATGATCTCGCATCGCAACCTGCAGGTGAATTTCGAGCAGTTGATGCGCGGCTTGTTCGCGGATGCGAACGCCAAGACCTCGACCGGTATGACCATCGTTTCGTGGCTGCCCTTCTACCACGACATGGGGTTGGTGCTGGGTGTCTGCGCGCCCATACTAGGCGGCTTCTCCGCGGCCCTGACGAGCCCGCTGGCTTTCTTGGAAAAGCCGGCCAGATGGGTCCGAGCACTCGCTGAGAATCCGAACGCCTTTTCTGCGGCGCCCAACTTCGCCTTCGACCTGGCCGCCCGCAAGACAAAAGACGCGGACCTCGCCGGGCTCGACCTCGGCGGGGTACTGGGCATCGTCAACGGCGCCGAGCGCGTCGAACCGGCCACCCTGGAACGTTTTACAGATCGGTTCGCCCACTTCAACTTTCGCGATCATATGCTGCGACCGTCATACGGACTGGCCGAGGCCACCGTGTTCGTGTCCACCGGCACGTGGAGTGAGGCGTCGGAGCCGGCTCACTTCGACGTCGATGAACTGTCCGCGGGCCGGGTCCGGCGGTGTGCGGCCGGAGCCGGCTCTGCGCTGGTCAACTACAAGCTGCCGCAGTCACCGGTCGTGCGCATCGTCGACGCCGATACGCACACGGAATGCCCGCAGGACGTGGTCGGCGAGATCTGGGTCCACGGCGACAATGTCGCGGCCGGGTACTGGAGCAGGCCACCGGAGGAGCAGCAGCGCTTCGGTGCCACGCTCGCCGACCCGACGGCCGGCACGCCTGGCGGACCGTGGTTGAAAACCGGTGATCTGGGCTTCGTCTCAGAGGGTGAGCTGTTCGTCGTCGGGCGCATCAAGGATCTGCTGATCATCCGCGGGCGCAATCATTATCCCGAGGACATCGAGGCCACGGTCCAGCAGATCACCGGCGGCCGGGTCGCGGCCATCTCGGTTCCGGTGAACAGTACCGAGAAGCTGGTCACCGTCATCGAGCTCAAGAAGCGAGGCGAGTCCGCGGTCGAGGCGGGGCACTGGCTGACCACGATCAAGAGCGATGTCACCTCGGCGATATCGAATGAGCACGGTTTGAACGTCGGGGATCTCGTCCTGGTGCTTCCCGGGTCGATCCCCACGACCACCAGCGGCAAGATCCGCCGCGCGGCCTGCGCGGAACAGTATCGACAGGACGAATTCGCTCGGTTGGACGCCTGA
- a CDS encoding isocitrate lyase/PEP mutase family protein, translating into MSETTLQERAAALLAMHQPGNPVVLPTIWDAWSARLAVAEGFSALTVGSHPLADSIGKADGEVMSFDDLLTRVRQIIDAVDVPVSVDIESGYGERPERLIEGLLDVGAVGFNLEDTVHKEGKRLRSPAEHAELVRQLRAAADAAGVHVVINARTDLFLRKDGDVADRVDRAIARLTEAAAAGADSLFPAGLSDPEGLARFVSEVPLPVSVTVPADSADLATLAELGVGRITFGPFLQAALSVRAKEILRRWR; encoded by the coding sequence ATGAGTGAGACGACGCTGCAGGAGCGGGCTGCTGCGCTGCTGGCGATGCACCAGCCCGGCAACCCCGTCGTGTTGCCTACGATCTGGGACGCGTGGTCGGCCCGGCTGGCCGTCGCCGAGGGGTTCTCCGCGCTCACGGTGGGCAGTCACCCGCTGGCGGATTCCATCGGCAAGGCCGATGGCGAGGTGATGTCGTTCGACGACCTGCTGACCCGGGTGCGCCAGATCATCGACGCGGTCGACGTGCCCGTTTCGGTCGATATCGAGTCCGGCTACGGTGAGCGGCCGGAGCGGCTGATCGAGGGGTTGCTCGACGTCGGCGCGGTCGGATTCAACCTCGAGGACACCGTGCACAAGGAGGGCAAGCGGCTGCGCAGCCCGGCCGAGCATGCCGAGTTGGTGAGACAACTGCGCGCGGCGGCCGACGCCGCGGGCGTGCATGTGGTGATCAACGCGCGCACCGACCTCTTCTTGCGCAAGGACGGAGACGTGGCGGATCGGGTGGACCGCGCGATCGCCCGGCTGACCGAGGCGGCCGCGGCGGGTGCCGATTCACTGTTCCCGGCCGGCCTGAGTGATCCGGAAGGCTTGGCGCGCTTCGTTTCCGAGGTGCCGTTGCCGGTCAGCGTGACCGTTCCGGCCGATAGCGCCGACCTCGCCACGTTGGCCGAACTGGGCGTGGGACGCATCACCTTCGGGCCGTTCCTGCAGGCTGCGCTGAGCGTGCGGGCCAAGGAGATCCTGCGGCGCTGGCGGTAA
- a CDS encoding fumarate reductase/succinate dehydrogenase flavoprotein subunit codes for MGELERHTYDVVVIGAGGAGLRAVIEARERGLRVAVVTKSLFGKAHTVMAEGGCAAAMRNVNTKDSWQVHFGDTMRGGKFLNNWRMAELHAQEAPDRVWELETYGALFDRTKDGRISQRNFGGHTYPRLAHVGDRTGLEIIRTLQQKIVSLQQEDKKELGDYEARIKVFHECSITDLIKDGDRIAGAFGYYRETGNFVLFEAPAIVLATGGIGKSFKVSSNSWEYTGDGHALALRAGSSLINMEFIQFHPTGMVWPLSVKGILVTEGVRGDGGVLKNSEGKRFMFDYIPAVFKGQYAETEEEADQWLKDNDSARRTPDLLPRDEVARAINAEVKAGRGSPHGGVYLDIASRMTTEEIKRRLPSMYHQFMELAEVDITKDEMEVGPTCHYVMGGIEVDPDTGGADTPGLFAAGECSGGMHGSNRLGGNSLSDLLVFGRRAGLGAADYVQALSERPTVSEAALVEATELALSPFESHANPENPYTLHAELQQCMNDLVGIIRKSEEIEEALAKLAELRTRVHNVSVEGGRVFNPGWHLAIDMRNMLLVSECVAKAALARTESRGGHTRDDYPDMDADWRHTLLVCRTVGEDQVVPDVTVTPEQQLPMREDLLATFELSELEKYYTEQELAEHPDRKG; via the coding sequence ATGGGTGAACTAGAACGGCACACTTACGACGTAGTCGTGATCGGTGCCGGCGGGGCCGGACTACGCGCCGTGATCGAGGCACGCGAACGCGGCCTGCGGGTGGCGGTGGTGACCAAGTCGTTGTTCGGCAAGGCCCACACCGTGATGGCCGAGGGCGGTTGCGCCGCGGCGATGCGCAACGTCAACACCAAGGACTCCTGGCAGGTGCACTTCGGTGACACCATGCGCGGCGGCAAGTTCCTCAACAACTGGCGGATGGCCGAACTGCACGCGCAGGAAGCCCCCGACCGGGTGTGGGAGCTGGAGACCTACGGCGCGCTGTTCGACCGGACCAAGGACGGCCGGATCAGCCAGCGCAACTTCGGCGGACACACCTACCCGCGACTGGCCCACGTCGGTGACCGCACCGGCCTGGAGATCATCCGCACGCTGCAGCAGAAGATCGTGTCGCTCCAGCAGGAAGACAAGAAGGAACTCGGTGACTACGAGGCCCGGATCAAGGTCTTCCACGAGTGCTCGATCACCGACCTGATCAAAGATGGCGACCGTATTGCCGGCGCGTTCGGCTACTACCGCGAGACCGGCAACTTCGTGCTGTTCGAGGCCCCCGCGATCGTGCTGGCCACCGGCGGTATCGGCAAGTCGTTCAAGGTGTCGTCCAATTCCTGGGAGTACACCGGCGACGGCCACGCGCTGGCACTGCGCGCCGGATCCAGCTTGATCAACATGGAGTTCATCCAGTTCCACCCGACCGGAATGGTCTGGCCGCTGTCGGTCAAGGGCATCCTCGTGACCGAGGGTGTCCGCGGTGACGGCGGAGTGCTCAAGAACTCCGAGGGCAAGCGGTTCATGTTCGACTACATCCCCGCGGTGTTCAAAGGCCAGTACGCCGAGACCGAGGAAGAAGCCGACCAGTGGCTCAAGGACAACGACTCCGCGCGGCGCACGCCTGACCTGCTCCCCCGCGACGAGGTGGCCCGCGCCATCAACGCCGAGGTCAAGGCCGGCCGCGGCTCACCACACGGCGGGGTCTACCTCGACATCGCCTCGCGCATGACCACCGAAGAGATCAAGCGTCGGTTGCCGTCGATGTATCACCAGTTCATGGAGCTGGCCGAGGTCGACATCACCAAGGACGAGATGGAAGTCGGCCCCACCTGTCACTACGTGATGGGCGGCATCGAGGTCGATCCCGACACCGGTGGCGCGGACACTCCCGGATTGTTCGCGGCAGGCGAATGCTCGGGGGGCATGCACGGCTCGAACCGGCTGGGCGGCAACTCGCTGTCCGACCTGCTGGTGTTCGGCCGTCGGGCCGGTCTCGGCGCGGCCGACTACGTGCAGGCGCTGTCCGAGCGACCCACGGTATCGGAGGCCGCCCTGGTCGAGGCCACCGAACTGGCGTTGTCTCCGTTCGAATCTCACGCCAATCCGGAGAATCCGTACACGTTGCACGCCGAGCTGCAGCAGTGCATGAACGACCTGGTCGGCATCATCCGCAAGTCCGAAGAGATCGAGGAAGCACTGGCCAAGCTCGCCGAGCTGCGGACCCGCGTGCACAATGTCAGCGTCGAGGGCGGTCGCGTCTTCAACCCGGGCTGGCACCTGGCCATCGACATGCGCAACATGCTGCTGGTCAGCGAGTGCGTCGCCAAGGCCGCCCTGGCCCGGACCGAGAGCCGGGGCGGGCACACCCGCGACGACTACCCGGACATGGACGCGGACTGGCGCCACACCCTGCTGGTGTGCCGAACCGTCGGCGAGGATCAGGTGGTGCCGGACGTGACCGTGACGCCGGAGCAGCAGCTACCCATGCGGGAGGACCTGCTGGCCACGTTCGAGCTCTCCGAACTCGAAAAGTATTACACCGAGCAGGAATTGGCCGAGCACCCCGATCGGAAGGGCTGA
- a CDS encoding DUF488 domain-containing protein — translation MTKKKVQVRRVYDDPDADDGNRVLVDRIWPRGMTKEKAHLDEWCKTVAPSTELRKWYNHDPDRFDEFARRYREELTEPERAEAFAHLRVLAKEPKNLTLLTASKAVHISEATVLAELLG, via the coding sequence ATGACCAAGAAAAAGGTTCAGGTGCGCCGCGTCTACGACGATCCCGATGCCGATGACGGCAATCGCGTGCTGGTAGACCGGATCTGGCCGCGTGGCATGACCAAGGAGAAGGCTCACCTCGACGAGTGGTGTAAAACCGTGGCGCCCTCGACCGAGTTGCGCAAGTGGTACAACCACGACCCGGACCGGTTCGATGAATTCGCGCGGCGCTACCGCGAGGAGTTGACCGAACCGGAACGGGCCGAGGCGTTTGCGCATCTTCGGGTGCTGGCGAAGGAGCCGAAGAATCTGACTCTGCTCACCGCCAGTAAGGCTGTCCACATCAGCGAGGCCACCGTGCTCGCCGAACTATTGGGCTGA
- a CDS encoding GAP family protein, giving the protein MWIPLLVMAAAVSLEPFRIGMTIVMLNRPRPLLQLLAFLIGGFAMGTAVGTVVLFILRPALGSAHFTLPRVQLAVGALALVAAAVLATGRPASMLGPRPDREPGPLMARIRQLLGGHSLWTASVAGLGIALPSVDYLAALALIVASGAAAATQVGALLLFNVVAFGLVEIPLISYLVAPERTRATLAGLHDWLQTQRHRKVAAVVATVGCVLVVVGFVGL; this is encoded by the coding sequence ATGTGGATTCCGCTTCTGGTGATGGCCGCCGCCGTCAGCCTGGAGCCCTTCCGCATCGGTATGACAATCGTGATGCTCAACCGGCCGCGACCACTGCTACAACTGTTGGCATTCCTCATCGGCGGTTTCGCGATGGGCACCGCGGTCGGCACGGTCGTGCTGTTCATCCTGCGGCCCGCCCTGGGTTCGGCCCATTTCACGCTTCCCCGAGTACAGCTCGCGGTCGGCGCACTGGCACTGGTGGCTGCGGCTGTCCTGGCAACGGGGAGGCCGGCGAGCATGCTGGGGCCCAGACCCGACCGGGAACCCGGACCGCTCATGGCCCGTATCCGGCAATTGCTGGGCGGCCACTCACTGTGGACGGCGAGCGTCGCGGGTCTGGGCATCGCACTACCGTCGGTCGACTATCTCGCCGCGCTCGCGCTCATCGTCGCCTCCGGCGCCGCGGCGGCCACCCAGGTGGGCGCCCTACTGCTGTTCAACGTGGTGGCGTTCGGACTCGTGGAAATTCCGCTGATCTCCTACCTGGTCGCCCCGGAACGCACCCGCGCCACCCTGGCGGGCTTGCACGACTGGCTGCAGACACAACGTCACCGCAAAGTCGCCGCGGTGGTGGCCACCGTCGGCTGCGTGCTCGTCGTCGTGGGGTTCGTCGGGTTGTAG
- a CDS encoding carboxymuconolactone decarboxylase family protein: protein MTDAIYHPTTPEIAARRKELAPHTHEAFEAFSRAVFAEGALPEKTKQLIAVAVAHTTQCPYCIQGHARLARRKGASDEEIMEAVWVAAEMRAGGAYAHSTIALGELAK, encoded by the coding sequence ATGACTGATGCCATCTACCACCCCACTACTCCCGAGATCGCGGCTCGCCGAAAGGAACTCGCCCCGCACACCCATGAGGCGTTCGAGGCATTCAGCCGTGCGGTGTTCGCCGAGGGAGCGCTGCCGGAGAAGACCAAACAGCTGATCGCGGTTGCCGTCGCCCACACCACCCAGTGTCCCTACTGCATCCAGGGTCATGCCAGGCTTGCGCGCCGCAAGGGCGCCAGTGACGAGGAGATCATGGAAGCCGTCTGGGTGGCCGCCGAGATGCGCGCCGGCGGCGCATACGCGCACTCGACGATTGCGCTGGGCGAGCTTGCAAAGTAG
- a CDS encoding aconitate hydratase, with protein MASNTSSDSFSARDRLAVDDTSYQIYRLDRIDGSARLPYSLKVLLENLVRNEDGRLVTAEQVSALAAWDPAAGYGREIAYTPARVLMQDFTGVPCVVDLVAMRDAIAELGGDTLRINPLCPTELVIDHSVIADVFGRADAFKVNAELEFERNAERYQLLRWGQQAFDDFSVVPPDTGICHQVNLEYLSRVVFTREGGEGAEFPVAYPDTLVGTDSHTPMVNGLGVLGWGVGGIEAEAAMLGQPMSMLIPQVLGLKLTGELQPGTTATDLVLTVAELLRQTGVVGKFVEFYGPGVANVPLANRATIGNMSPEYGATCAIFPIDAITLDYLRLTGRSEHRIKLVEAYAKEQGLWHDPGHEPEFSRTLELDLGSVEPSIAGPKRPQDRIPLRAAPHAVSALLKGAETTAQALSPLDEASAGSFPASDPIAFGQSRAEGKPRIPCGCGKIHDWPSTPVSVELADGTATELDNGHVVIAAITSCTNTSNPSVMVGAALLAKKAVEKGLSRKPWVKTSLAPGSRVVTDYYEKSGLTPYLDKLGFNLVGYGCTTCIGNSGPLIPEVSTAVTDNDLTVCAVLSGNRNFEGRIHPETKMNFLASPPLVVAYALAGSLHVDLLNEPLGTGSDGQPVYLRDIWPTDAEIDDVVNKHLKAEMFAKSYSDVYAGDERWLSLPVPEGDTFQWDSESTYVRQPPYFDGMTREPEPLTDITGARVLAKLGDSVTTDHISPAGSIRPDSPAGKYLSAKGVARKDFNSYGSRRGNHEVMIRGTFANIRLRNQLAPDTEGGWTVDFTAAPQDGKAPITSIYDASVNYAKTHTPLVILTGKEYGSGSSRDWAAKGTLLLGVRAVIAVSYERIHRSNLIGMGVLPLQFPDGQNADSLGLTGQETFDIVGVDALADSIPDTVHVRAGGVEFDAVLRIDTPAEADYYRHGGIMQYVLRKLLN; from the coding sequence ATGGCCTCGAACACATCGTCGGACAGTTTCTCGGCCCGTGACCGGCTGGCAGTCGACGACACCAGCTACCAGATCTACCGGCTCGACCGTATCGACGGCTCGGCGCGGTTGCCCTACAGCCTGAAGGTGCTGCTGGAGAACCTCGTTCGCAATGAGGACGGGCGGTTGGTGACGGCCGAGCAGGTCAGCGCACTGGCCGCGTGGGACCCGGCTGCCGGGTACGGCCGGGAGATCGCCTACACACCTGCGCGGGTGTTGATGCAGGACTTCACCGGGGTGCCGTGTGTGGTCGATCTGGTGGCGATGCGCGACGCGATAGCCGAACTGGGCGGGGACACCCTGCGGATCAACCCGCTGTGCCCGACCGAGCTGGTGATCGACCACTCGGTGATTGCCGACGTCTTCGGGCGCGCCGACGCCTTCAAGGTCAACGCCGAGCTGGAGTTCGAGCGCAATGCCGAGCGCTACCAGTTGCTGCGCTGGGGACAGCAGGCGTTCGACGATTTCAGCGTGGTCCCGCCCGACACCGGGATCTGCCACCAGGTCAACCTGGAATACCTGTCCCGGGTGGTGTTCACCAGAGAGGGCGGAGAAGGTGCTGAGTTTCCCGTGGCCTACCCGGACACGCTGGTGGGCACCGACTCGCACACTCCGATGGTCAACGGCCTGGGCGTGCTGGGCTGGGGCGTGGGTGGCATCGAGGCCGAGGCGGCCATGCTCGGCCAACCGATGAGCATGCTCATCCCACAGGTGCTCGGCCTGAAGCTGACCGGCGAGCTGCAACCGGGAACCACCGCCACCGACCTGGTGCTGACGGTGGCCGAACTGCTGCGGCAAACCGGTGTGGTGGGCAAGTTCGTCGAGTTCTACGGACCCGGGGTGGCCAACGTGCCCCTGGCCAACCGGGCCACCATCGGCAATATGAGCCCCGAATACGGGGCCACCTGCGCGATTTTCCCGATCGACGCCATCACCCTGGACTATCTGCGGCTGACCGGCCGCAGTGAACACCGGATCAAGCTGGTCGAGGCCTATGCCAAGGAGCAGGGCCTGTGGCACGACCCCGGCCACGAGCCGGAATTCTCGCGCACCCTCGAACTGGACCTCGGCAGTGTGGAACCGTCGATCGCGGGCCCGAAGCGGCCGCAGGACCGCATCCCGCTGCGAGCGGCACCGCACGCGGTCAGCGCGCTGCTCAAGGGCGCCGAGACCACCGCGCAGGCGCTGTCGCCGCTGGACGAGGCCTCCGCGGGGTCGTTCCCGGCTAGCGACCCGATCGCCTTCGGCCAAAGCCGAGCCGAGGGTAAACCACGAATACCGTGTGGCTGCGGCAAGATCCACGACTGGCCTTCTACGCCGGTGTCGGTCGAACTCGCCGACGGCACTGCCACCGAGCTGGACAACGGACATGTGGTGATCGCGGCGATCACGTCCTGCACGAATACGTCGAACCCGTCGGTGATGGTGGGGGCCGCGCTGCTGGCCAAGAAGGCGGTGGAGAAGGGCCTGAGCCGCAAACCGTGGGTCAAGACATCGCTGGCCCCGGGTTCCCGGGTGGTCACCGACTATTACGAAAAGTCGGGATTGACACCATATTTGGATAAGTTGGGGTTCAACCTGGTGGGATACGGGTGTACCACCTGCATCGGCAACTCCGGGCCGTTGATCCCCGAGGTAAGCACGGCGGTGACCGACAACGACCTGACGGTGTGCGCGGTCTTGTCGGGCAACCGCAACTTCGAGGGCCGGATACACCCCGAGACCAAGATGAACTTTCTGGCCTCACCTCCATTGGTGGTGGCCTACGCGCTGGCCGGCAGCCTGCACGTCGACCTGCTGAACGAGCCGTTGGGCACCGGCAGTGACGGTCAGCCGGTCTATCTGCGCGACATCTGGCCCACCGATGCCGAGATCGACGACGTGGTGAACAAACACCTGAAAGCGGAGATGTTCGCCAAGAGCTATTCCGACGTGTATGCCGGCGATGAGCGTTGGCTCTCGCTCCCGGTTCCCGAAGGCGATACCTTCCAATGGGATTCCGAGTCGACGTACGTGCGCCAACCCCCGTACTTCGACGGCATGACCCGCGAGCCGGAACCGCTCACCGACATCACCGGCGCCCGGGTGCTGGCCAAGCTGGGCGACTCGGTCACCACCGACCACATCAGCCCGGCCGGCTCCATCAGACCCGACTCGCCAGCCGGAAAGTACCTGTCCGCCAAGGGGGTTGCCCGCAAGGACTTCAACTCCTACGGGTCTCGGCGCGGCAACCACGAAGTGATGATCCGGGGTACCTTCGCGAATATTCGGCTGCGCAACCAATTGGCCCCGGATACCGAGGGCGGGTGGACCGTCGACTTCACCGCGGCCCCCCAAGACGGGAAAGCGCCGATCACCTCGATCTACGACGCATCGGTGAACTACGCCAAGACACACACTCCGTTGGTGATCCTCACCGGCAAGGAGTACGGCTCAGGTTCCTCGCGTGACTGGGCCGCCAAGGGCACGCTGTTGCTCGGGGTGCGGGCAGTGATCGCGGTGTCCTATGAGCGCATCCACCGTTCCAACCTGATCGGGATGGGTGTGCTGCCGCTGCAGTTCCCCGACGGGCAGAACGCGGACTCGCTGGGGCTGACCGGCCAGGAGACCTTCGACATCGTGGGCGTGGACGCGCTGGCCGACTCGATCCCCGACACCGTGCACGTGCGGGCCGGCGGCGTGGAATTCGATGCGGTGCTGCGGATCGACACCCCGGCCGAGGCGGACTACTACCGCCACGGCGGCATCATGCAATACGTGCTGCGCAAACTGCTCAATTGA
- a CDS encoding flavin reductase family protein, whose product MSATELSPTSLREAFGHFPSGVIAIAAEVEGALVGLAASTFVPVSLDPPLVSFCVQNSSTTWPKLKDLPSLGISVLGEAHDDAARTLAAKTGDRFAGLETESRESGAVFIHGTSVWLESAIEQLVEAGDHTIVVLRVSDITVNADVAPIVFHRSTFRRLGG is encoded by the coding sequence ATGAGTGCAACAGAACTGAGCCCGACCTCATTGCGTGAGGCGTTCGGCCATTTCCCGTCCGGTGTCATCGCGATTGCTGCCGAGGTAGAGGGCGCTCTGGTCGGCTTGGCTGCCAGCACCTTCGTGCCGGTGTCGCTGGACCCGCCGCTGGTGTCGTTCTGCGTGCAGAACTCTTCGACCACCTGGCCCAAGCTCAAGGATCTCCCGTCGCTGGGGATCAGCGTGCTGGGCGAAGCCCATGACGACGCGGCCCGCACCCTGGCCGCCAAGACCGGCGACCGGTTCGCCGGGCTGGAGACCGAGTCGCGCGAATCCGGCGCGGTGTTCATCCACGGAACCAGCGTGTGGCTGGAGAGCGCCATCGAGCAGTTGGTGGAGGCCGGCGATCACACCATCGTGGTGCTGCGGGTCAGCGATATCACGGTCAACGCCGACGTGGCGCCGATCGTGTTCCACCGCAGCACGTTCCGCCGCTTGGGCGGCTAG
- a CDS encoding succinate dehydrogenase/fumarate reductase iron-sulfur subunit has translation MSAYNAKLRVWRGDDTGGGLQDYTVEVNDGEVVLDIIHRLQATQAGDLAVRWNCKAGKCGSCSAEINGRPRLLCMTRMSTFDPDETVTITPMRTFPVMRDLVTDVSFNYEKARQIPSFTPPKDLKPGEYRMQQEDVERSQEFRKCIECFLCQNVCHVMRDHEENKPAFSGPRFFIRLAELEMHPLDTEDRRDLAQDEAGLGLCNITKCCTEVCPEHITITDNAIIPMKERVAGHRYDPIVWLGNKLFRR, from the coding sequence ATGAGTGCCTACAACGCGAAACTGCGGGTCTGGCGAGGCGACGATACCGGAGGCGGACTGCAGGACTACACCGTCGAGGTGAACGACGGCGAGGTGGTACTCGACATCATCCACCGACTGCAGGCCACCCAGGCCGGCGATCTGGCGGTGCGGTGGAACTGCAAAGCCGGCAAGTGCGGATCCTGCTCAGCAGAGATCAACGGCCGCCCTCGGCTGCTGTGCATGACCCGGATGTCGACCTTCGACCCGGACGAAACCGTCACCATCACGCCCATGCGGACATTCCCGGTGATGCGCGACCTGGTGACCGACGTGTCCTTCAACTATGAAAAAGCACGTCAGATCCCGTCATTCACGCCGCCCAAGGATCTGAAGCCCGGCGAGTACCGGATGCAGCAGGAGGACGTCGAGCGCAGCCAGGAATTCCGCAAGTGCATCGAGTGCTTCCTGTGCCAGAACGTCTGCCACGTGATGCGTGACCACGAGGAGAACAAACCGGCGTTCTCCGGCCCGCGGTTCTTCATCCGGTTGGCCGAGTTGGAGATGCATCCCCTCGACACCGAGGATCGCCGTGATCTGGCCCAGGACGAGGCCGGCCTGGGGCTGTGCAACATCACCAAGTGCTGCACCGAGGTATGTCCCGAGCACATCACCATCACCGACAACGCCATCATCCCGATGAAGGAGCGTGTCGCCGGGCATCGGTACGACCCGATTGTGTGGTTGGGCAACAAGCTGTTCAGGCGGTAG